From Clarias gariepinus isolate MV-2021 ecotype Netherlands chromosome 2, CGAR_prim_01v2, whole genome shotgun sequence, one genomic window encodes:
- the cd74a gene encoding CD74 molecule, major histocompatibility complex, class II invariant chain a isoform X2: MDSRQDDALLERASSSETMTEPRRSPNGKALKVAGLTVLACLLLAGQAFTTYYVVSQKDHLQALEKGQDTLKRELTRMLTVAPKMMRTPMSKMPMMVALDEDSSKQHVPLTRLQPSSFSTQKEGSGLVDGPRMIPRRMAVPMNHMPLLLKEEAGGTELPAAKVERKCKIEAGEVKPGFYKPQCDEEGNYKPKQCWHSTGYCWCVDKNGKELPNTRTRGELDCGNVN, encoded by the exons ATGGACTCCCGCCAGGACGATGCTCTGCTGGAGAGAGCCTCCAGCTCAGAGACTATGACTGAGCCAAGACG CAGCCCGAATGGTAAAGCACTGAAGGTGGCCGGTCTGACCGTGCTGGCATGTCTCCTGCTGGCTGGTCAGGCTTTCACAACCTACTACGTTGTGAGCCAGAAGGATCATCTCCAGGCTCTGGAGAAGGGTCAGGACACCTTGAAGAGGGAGCTCACACGCATGCTAACAG TGGCTCCTAAAATGATGCGCACCCCCATGAGCAAAATGCCGATGATGGTGGCCCTTGATGAGGACAGCTCGAAACAGCACGTACCACTCACG agactGCAGCCATCCAGCTTTTCAACCCAGAAGGAGGGAAGTGGCCTTGTGGatg GGCCCAGAATGATTCCTAGGAGGATGGCTGTTCCCATGAACCATATGCCTTTGCTCTTGAAGGAGGAGGCCGGGGGCACTGAGCTTCCTG CTGCCAAGGTGGAGAGAAAGTGTAAGATCGAGGCTGGAGAGGTCAAACCAGGCTTCTATAAGCCACAGTGCGATGAGGAGGGCAACTACAAGCCCAAGCAGTGCTGGCACAGCACTGGCTATTGCTGGTGTGTGGATAAGAATGGCAAGGAGCTCCCTAATACTCGGACACGCGGCGAACTGGACTGTGGCAATG TCAACTAA
- the cd74a gene encoding CD74 molecule, major histocompatibility complex, class II invariant chain a isoform X1: MDSRQDDALLERASSSETMTEPRRSPNGKALKVAGLTVLACLLLAGQAFTTYYVVSQKDHLQALEKGQDTLKRELTRMLTVAPKMMRTPMSKMPMMVALDEDSSKQHVPLTRLQPSSFSTQKEGSGLVDEGPRMIPRRMAVPMNHMPLLLKEEAGGTELPAAKVERKCKIEAGEVKPGFYKPQCDEEGNYKPKQCWHSTGYCWCVDKNGKELPNTRTRGELDCGNVN, from the exons ATGGACTCCCGCCAGGACGATGCTCTGCTGGAGAGAGCCTCCAGCTCAGAGACTATGACTGAGCCAAGACG CAGCCCGAATGGTAAAGCACTGAAGGTGGCCGGTCTGACCGTGCTGGCATGTCTCCTGCTGGCTGGTCAGGCTTTCACAACCTACTACGTTGTGAGCCAGAAGGATCATCTCCAGGCTCTGGAGAAGGGTCAGGACACCTTGAAGAGGGAGCTCACACGCATGCTAACAG TGGCTCCTAAAATGATGCGCACCCCCATGAGCAAAATGCCGATGATGGTGGCCCTTGATGAGGACAGCTCGAAACAGCACGTACCACTCACG agactGCAGCCATCCAGCTTTTCAACCCAGAAGGAGGGAAGTGGCCTTGTGGatg aagGGCCCAGAATGATTCCTAGGAGGATGGCTGTTCCCATGAACCATATGCCTTTGCTCTTGAAGGAGGAGGCCGGGGGCACTGAGCTTCCTG CTGCCAAGGTGGAGAGAAAGTGTAAGATCGAGGCTGGAGAGGTCAAACCAGGCTTCTATAAGCCACAGTGCGATGAGGAGGGCAACTACAAGCCCAAGCAGTGCTGGCACAGCACTGGCTATTGCTGGTGTGTGGATAAGAATGGCAAGGAGCTCCCTAATACTCGGACACGCGGCGAACTGGACTGTGGCAATG TCAACTAA